One window from the genome of Bdellovibrio sp. NC01 encodes:
- the rbfA gene encoding 30S ribosome-binding factor RbfA — protein MKNMGDGRRVARVEKEIQATIAQFLIRGFKTPLPGLVTVASVRMPADLRAAKVYISVLGSDEQKEEAIELLQDRAFEIQNYIGKELKMRYCPKLTFFADHATDQVLKVERILHELAEERKASGTSEDEDTDGDADSDEN, from the coding sequence ATGAAGAACATGGGTGATGGGCGCCGAGTCGCTCGCGTAGAAAAAGAGATTCAAGCTACCATCGCTCAGTTTTTGATCCGTGGTTTTAAAACGCCGTTGCCAGGTCTTGTGACTGTGGCATCGGTGCGTATGCCAGCGGATTTGCGTGCTGCTAAGGTTTACATCAGCGTTCTTGGTTCGGATGAACAAAAAGAAGAAGCGATTGAGCTTCTGCAAGATCGCGCTTTTGAAATTCAAAATTATATCGGTAAAGAACTCAAAATGCGCTATTGCCCAAAATTGACGTTCTTTGCAGATCACGCCACGGATCAGGTTTTAAAAGTAGAGCGCATTCTGCATGAACTTGCGGAAGAGCGTAAGGCGAGCGGAACTTCAGAGGATGAAGATACCGACGGCGACGCTGACTCTGACGAAAACTAG
- the truB gene encoding tRNA pseudouridine(55) synthase TruB, with product MNNTFNGLLLVDKPSGISSHDVVSRLRRIMGTRSVGHSGTLDPMASGLMACLINEGTKLSQYILEGDKGYRVRIQFGIRTDTLDVTGETLETLPVTHSKDDLLREAFKLSGEMEVEVPIYSAIKIQGKKLYEYAREEQEVVIPKKVMNFWDIKFLDCGADWAEFDLRCSKGSYIRTWVDLLGKALGCGAAMSALRRTYSAPYLLEQAQTLEDIEDCVKKGTFSSSFVKMDMALPQIKRIRVRGQDQVLLGNGQISHDLRSQLIALFKPEEDQYIQVVAQETGALLALIGLEPGKGFVLRRVFKY from the coding sequence ATGAACAATACATTTAACGGTCTTCTGTTGGTTGATAAACCATCAGGTATTTCAAGCCATGACGTCGTTTCACGACTTCGTCGTATTATGGGCACGCGCTCGGTCGGGCATTCGGGGACTTTGGATCCGATGGCTTCGGGCTTGATGGCGTGCTTAATCAATGAAGGCACCAAGTTAAGCCAATATATTTTGGAAGGCGATAAAGGCTATCGCGTGCGCATTCAGTTTGGAATTCGCACTGATACTTTGGACGTGACAGGGGAGACCTTGGAAACGTTGCCGGTGACTCACTCAAAGGATGATCTTTTGCGTGAGGCTTTTAAATTGTCTGGCGAAATGGAAGTGGAAGTTCCGATTTACTCTGCGATTAAAATTCAGGGTAAGAAATTGTACGAATACGCCCGTGAAGAACAAGAAGTTGTGATTCCGAAGAAAGTGATGAATTTCTGGGATATCAAGTTCTTGGATTGTGGGGCGGATTGGGCCGAGTTCGATTTACGCTGCTCAAAAGGCAGCTACATCCGTACTTGGGTCGATCTTTTAGGGAAAGCCTTGGGCTGTGGGGCGGCGATGAGTGCTTTGCGCAGAACCTATTCGGCTCCTTACCTGCTAGAGCAGGCGCAAACCCTGGAAGACATCGAAGATTGTGTTAAAAAAGGCACTTTCAGTTCATCGTTCGTGAAAATGGACATGGCTTTGCCTCAGATCAAACGAATTCGCGTTCGCGGTCAGGATCAAGTGCTTTTGGGGAATGGTCAAATCAGCCATGACCTGCGTTCGCAGTTGATAGCCCTTTTTAAGCCGGAAGAAGATCAATATATCCAAGTTGTTGCTCAAGAAACGGGCGCTTTATTGGCCCTTATTGGCTTAGAACCGGGTAAAGGATTCGTGCTTCGTCGAGTTTTTAAGTACTAA